From Girardinichthys multiradiatus isolate DD_20200921_A chromosome 3, DD_fGirMul_XY1, whole genome shotgun sequence, the proteins below share one genomic window:
- the LOC124865743 gene encoding protein asteroid homolog 1-like yields the protein MGVQGLTTFLKNHQMIYREVQFRRSRLVIDGCNLNYLLYFSSGLDENHGGEYAAYRNLIENFITALRTCEITPYVVLDGGSDVTDKKVETVAKRSEDRVQRAHQAAVSGKQMRILPRMAELVFKQTLARLEVPVAQCYEEADQEIAALAAEWQCPVLSNDSDFYIFNLPAGFLPISGFQWKEVKQSGSQSYISCRRYYTSSFCASFGLQHQLMPTFAALAGNDYVKLRGINWVQFVPAGRETSSRLEGLVCWLKKFQDPQDALEAALVLMGELSEKKKKEVLQTLHLGMEDYQPCRSSLSRFFLHGAPPQFPALEEEADLIPNWMLLPLTQARLFPYVLDVLRLQTIGLGGAVEPQDSPSTNLTSSLLRQVMYGLLLGSRKSIQVDEIDREGLLVTSIPVKPKSTNVGKSLVLNSLNEAALSDRLKVLLEALGGTEESLRLLPPQLKLPAAVTCYWMQRAQPPPDLSLLEALLLGMSNGNMLRSRTALQNNGHKQKVDMRVAYAFNQWQACLRDSIRLNQLLHFPLPEPDVAGLYQGTLVHQLVHMIRTGGDLKTFLKSDRRSVELYQTMLSMVLQFHAQQLSVPSKNHQKVTTDQQQKQSLKDLSTDLQQLFLVHQDEEAEKEAQAAITAQEELQLEEELLVRTRYRTKERSNRCKKPELARKEECRGRDLL from the exons ATGGGTGTTCAGGGCTTGACGACCTTCTTAAAGAACCACCAGATGATTTACCGGGAGGTCCAATTCAGGAGGAGCCGGCTGGTGATTGACGGCTGCAACCTGAATTACCTGCTGTACTTCAGTTCAG GTCTGGATGAGAATCATGGTGGGGAGTATGCTGCCTATAGGAACCTGATTGAGAATTTCATCACAGCTCTCAGAACCTGTGAGATCACTCCATATGTGGTTCTGGATGGAGGTTCTGATGTAACTGATAAAAAGGTGGAAACAGTCGCAAAGAGGTCTGAAGATCGGGTCCAGAGAGCACATCAAGCAGCAGTCAGCGGAAAACAGATGAGGATTCTCCCTCGAATGGCTGAGTTGGTCTTCAAACAGACGTTGGCCCGGCTGGAGGTTCCGGTGGCCCAATGTTATGAGGAAGCTGACCAAGAGATAGCGGCCCTGGCCGCTGAATGGCAGTGCCCGGTTCTTTCCAACGACAGTGACTTCTACATCTTCAACCTACCAGCTGGTTTTCTGCCCATCTCTGGTTTCCAGTGGAAGGAGGTGAAACAGAGCGGTTCTCAGAGCTACATCTCCTGTAGGAGATACTACACCTCCAGCTTCTGTGCCTCCTTTGGACTCCAGCACCAGCTCATGCCGACCTTTGCCGCCTTGGCTGGTAACGACTATGTGAAGCTGAGAGGGATCAACTGGGTTCAGTTTGTCCCAGCAGGCAGGGAGACCTCCAGCCGCCTGGAGGGGCTGGTCTGCTGGCTGAAGAAGTTCCAGGACCCTCAGGATGCCTTGGAGGCAGCACTGGTCCTGATGGGAGAACTGAgcgagaagaagaagaaggaggtcCTGCAAACACTACATCTGGGGATGGAGGACTATCAGCCATGTCGGAGCTCTCTGAGCAGGTTCTTCCTTCATGGAGCACCGCCTCAGTTCCCAGCACTGGAAGAG GAAGCTGACCTCATTCCAAACTGGATGTTGCTGCCTCTGACTCAAGCCCGGCTTTTTCCATATGTCCTGGATGTGCTGCGGCTCCAGACGATAGGTCTCGGTGGTGCCGTTGAGCCTCAAGATTCACCCAGCACCAACCTGACCTCCAGTTTGCTCCGACAGGTTATGTACGGGCTGCTGCTGGGCAGTAGGAAGTCCATTCAAGTGGACGAAATAGATAGAGAGGGTCTCCTGGTGACATCCATCCCAGTCAAACCAAAGTCCACCAATGTCGGCAAGAGTCTCGTACTTAACTCCCTGAACGAG GCGGCGCTCTCTGACCGTCTGAAGGTCTTACTAGAAGCTCTGGGAGGGACTGAGGAGTCTCTGAGGCTCCTGCCACCTCAGCTAAAACTCCCAGCAGCCGTCACCTGCTACTGGATGCAACGAGCGCAGCCTCCTCCAGACCTCAGCCTGCTCGAGGCGCTGCTGCTGGGAATGAGCAACGGGAACATGCTGAGATCCAGAACAG CTTTGCAGAATAACGGCCATAAACAGAAGGTGGACATGCGTGTGGCTTATGCCTTCAACCAGTGGCAGGCTTGTCTGAGGGACAGCATCCGTCTGAACCAGCTGCTGCACTTCCCTCTGCCTGAACCAGACGTCGCAGG GTTATATCAGGGGACGCTGGTCCACCAGCTGGTCCACATGATTAGGACCGGTGGAGACCTGAAGACCTTCCTGAAGAGCGACAGGCGCAGTGTGGAGCTGTACCAAACCATGCTCTCCATGGTTCTCCAGTTCCATGCTCAGCAGCTGTCGGTGCCCTCAAAGAACCATCAGAAAGTGACGACCGAtcagcagcagaagcagagtCTGAAGGACCTGAGCACCGACCTGCAGCAGCTGTTCCTTGTGCACCAAGATGAGGAGGCAGAAAAGGAAGCTCAGGCAGCGATCACAGCACAGGAGGAGCTGCAACTGGAGGAGGAACTTCTGGTGAGAACACGGTACAGAACCAAGGAGAGGAGCAACAGGTGTAAGAAACCAGAACTGGCCCGTAAGGAGGAATGTCGGGGCAGGGACCTCCTCTGA